The genomic stretch TTTCAACAGAGAAAGCAATAAGACTTATGGAATCTGAAAATAAGTTAGTGTTAATTGTAGAATTAAAAGCTAGAAAACCTGAAATCAAAAAAGCAGTAGAGGAAGTGTTTAAAGTAAAAGTTACAAATGTAAATACGTTAATTACAATGGACGGAACTAAAAAAGCATACGTAACTCTCTCTGAAGAAACACCTGCTTTAGATGTAGTAACAGATTTAGGATTAATGTAATTAAAATAAACAATTAAAAAACATATTAAGGTAATAAAATGGGAAAAAGACTTATTCAACAAGCAAGAGGAAAAGGCGGACCAAGATACCGTGCACCTAGCTTTAGATATGTTGGTGAAGCAAGACTTCCTATTTCACACTCAGACACAATTCAAGGAGTAATTCAAGATATCGTACACTGTCAAGGACATAGTGCGCCATTATTGCATGTAAGAATGGAAGATGGACGAGAATATGTTATGATTGCTGCGGAAGGAATGAAAGTTGGAGATATTATAACTGCAGGTCAAAATGCTGAACCCGTAACTGGAAATGTGATTTTTTTAAAAGATGTTCCTGAAGGAACAAGTGTATTTTTAATTGAATCAGTTCCTGGAGATGGTGGAAAATTTATCAAAGCATCTGGAACCTCTGGAAAAATTATTACAAAACAATCAAAAGAAGTAATTGTACAATTACCGTCTAAAAAAAGAAAATCATTCCATCCAAAATGTAGAGCTTGTATTGGAGTTGTAGGTGGCGGTGGAAGACTAGAAAAACCAATCCTTAAAGCTGGAACTAAATATTATATGATGAAAGCTAGGAATAAACTCTGGCCAAAAGTAAGTGGATCTGCACAAAATGCAGTAGACCACCCATATGGTAACAAGAGAACATCACGTAAATCCAAAGCAAAACCAGTTAGTAGAAATGCACCTCCTGGACGAAAAGTAGGAATGGTTGCTGCAAGAAGAACTGGACGTAAAAAAGGAAAAGATTAAATTTATACTATTGAGGAAAAATGGCTAAAAAAGAATTTACATATCGGGGAAAATCACCAGCTGACTTACAAGCATTAAGTCTGAAAGAACTTGCAGAAATAATGCCTGCAGGAATTCGAAGAAGACTTAGTAGAGGATTTACTGAATCGCAAAGAGTTTTTCTTCAAAAATTACACTCAGGTGAAAAAAGTATTAAAACCCACTGTAGAGATATGCCAATTTTACCCGAAATGTTTAATCAAACAATCGGGATTCATAATGGAAAACAATTTGTGGAAATTATTATTCAACCAGAAATGATTGGACATTATTTAGGCGAATTTGCACTAACACGGAAAAACGTAGGACACAGTTCTCCAGGAGTTGGGGCATCAAAAAGCTCAGCAAATGTAGGACGAAAATAAAATTATAATTAGTTAAAATCATAAATAAAAAAATGGCAAAATACAAATATGCATTTCAAGGATATAATGAAGAACTTATGGCTAGAGCTGTCGGTAGAGATATTTCTGCAAGTCATAAAGTTTCAATTGAAATATGTAATTTTTTAAGACATAAAAATTTACAAAAAGCAAAACAAATCCTTGCAAGAGTAATTGAAAAAAAACAAGCAGTGCCATATAAAAGATTTACCAATGGTCCTGGACACAAACCAGGAAAAATGGCGTCTGGAAGATATCCTATTAAAGTTGCAGGATTACTACTAAAATTACTTGAAAATGTAGAAATTAATGCACAAAATAAAGGCCTTAGTACTGGTCAATTAAGTATTATTCATTTTTGTTCCCATCAAGCAAGTAAACCTATGAGGGGCGGACGAAAAGGAAGAGTTGCTATGAAAAGAGCACATGTTGAAGTTGTTGTTCAAGAAAAAGTTGAACAAAAAAAATCACGATCTAAATCTACAGCAAAAGTTGAAGCAAAACCTGTTGAAACAAAAACTGTTAAATCTGAACCTGTAGAAAAAGTTGAAGTTAAATCAGAAAAAGTTGAAGCAAAGGTAGCTGCTGAAGTGAAAGTTGAAAAAACTAAAACTGACACGCCTGTTGAAAAAACAGCAGAAGAAAAAATTGTTACTAAATCAGATTCAAAAGAAAAAGAACAAACTCCAAAGGGGGAAACTAAAGAATGATTGAACGATCAATTGTCGCGGATAATTTGAAAGAATTCCAAATTCAAGAATACATTACTAGTCAGCTTAAGAATTTAGGACAAAGTCACATTAAATTAAAGAAAACACCTCTTGGTGAAAAAATTATAATTTACGCATCACGACCAGGACTTATAGTCGGTAGAAAAGGTCAAAATATTAAAAAATTAACAATCGATTTAAAAGAAAAATTTCATTTAGAAAATCCTCAAATTGAAATCAATGAGGTAGAAACACCAAATTTAGATGCACAAATTGTTGCTGAAAGAATTGCTAGTAATTTAGAACGATTTGGAACCAACCGATTTAAAGGAATTGGTCATAAAGTTATGTCTGATGTTATGTCTTCAGGCGCACTTGGTGTAGAATTATTATTATCTGGAAAAATTCCAAGTTCAAGAGCGAGAAGATGGAGATTTTACCAAGGATACTTAAAAAAATCAGGAGATATAGCTTTAACTGGAGTAGATACTAGTTATGCTGTTGCAGGACTTAAAACTGGAATTGTTGGAATTCAAGTAAGAATTATGCCTCCTACTACAATGGTTCCTGACAATATTACTGTTTTAGATGAACCAATTGAAATTGTAGAAGAAATTATTCCTGAGAAAAAAGAAAAACCAAAACCTAAATCCAAACCTCGAGCTAAACCAAAAAAAACTGTAGCTAAAAAGGTAGCAAAACCTGTAGAAGCAAAAGTTGAAAAAGCTGAAGTAAAAGTTGAAGAAAAAGTTGAAGTAAAAGCTGAAGTAAAAGCTGAAGTAAAAGCTGAAGTAAAAGTTGAAGAAAAAGTTGAAGAAAAAGTTGAAAAGACTGAAGACAAGACTGAAACTAAAGTTGAAGAAAAAGTAGAAAAAACTGACGCTACTGATAATAAAAAAGAATAATAAATTAAATTTATAATACTAAACCAAAATGAAAATAAACGAAATACAAGGGATGACTGGAAAACAGATCCAAGAGAAACTTAATGAATTAAGAAAGGAATTAATTAAGTTGAATGCTCAAGCAGCAACTGGTTCAACTCCACAAAAACCAAGTTTATTGAGAACAACTAAAAAAACAATTGCTAAATTACTTAAAGTTCAATCACAACAATCAAAGGAGGAAATGAAATAATGAGTGAAATTTGCTCAACATGCGGTTTACCGAAAGAGTTGTGTGTTTGTGAATCTATCGCAAAAGAATCACAATTAATCGAAGTTACAACAATCAAAAAAAAATTTGGTAAACAATATACAGTTATTTCAGGAATTGACCAAAAAGAAATTGACATGGGTAATCTTGTAAAAAAACTCAAAGCAAAATTCGCTTGCGGGGGAACAATTAAAGCCCACAAAATTGAGTTACAAGGAAATCATAAACAAAATGTCAGAAGCGCATTAATCTCGCTTGGTTTTTCACCTGAAACAATAATTGTCAAATAACTGCATTAAGCCTTGAAAAATGAAAGGCGAAATCATAGGTTCAAATGTTTTGGTAATAAACTCCCAAAACCGCGGCCAAATAGGCATACAAGGAAAACTTGTTGATGAAACAAAAAACACAATCAAAATCAAAACACCCGACGGTGTTAAAACATTAATCAAAACACAAATCATAATCAAAATTCAAAAAACAAGCGAAATAATTCATATGAATGAACTCGCAATTAAACCCGAAGAAAGAATAAAAAAACTATAATAAAAATTATAATTCATGGTGATTAAATGAAAAGTACAAACATCGGTTTTGGAATACCTATACCAAAGGAAACATGTGAGGATAAATCTTGTCCATTCCACGGACAAATTAAGATTAGAGGTAAATCCTTTACTGGAGTGGTAGTTTCAGATAAACGACAAAAAACAGTAACTGTAATGTGGGAAGGAAGAAAATTCATTCCTAAGTATGAAAGATACAAAAAAACAAGAACTAAAATTCAAGCACATAATCCTCTCTGTATTAATGCAGAAGAAGGAGATATGGTTAAAATTTATGAAACAAGAAGAATTAGTAAAACTGTAAGTTTTGTAGTTGTTCAAAAGTTTGATAAAGATCGAGAATACTTTTTAGAAAAAGAAGCAAAAGAAGAAACTGTAGAACGAGAAGAAGCACAACATCACAAACATAAATCAACTCATACTGAAAAATCTAAAGCTACAGAGAAAAAAGTTGTAGTTGATGAAAAAAAAGTTGAAGAAAATGAAGTTGCTGTCGAAGAATCTGAAAAAGTTTCTACCGAAGAAAAGATCGAAGATTTAAAAGAACCGTAAGTTAAAGAATCTGTTAAACCTGAAGTTGCTGACACTGTTGAAGAAGTTGAAGAGATTGAAGAAACAGAAGAAGATGATGGTTTTGAATCAGAAGAATTAGAAAACGAGAAAAAATAATAATTATAATTTATTTATTTGAGGCTAAAAAATGAAAGCAGTTAATGCAAAAGTATCAAGAGCGCTTACACAAGGGTCAGTATTAACCACTTGTGATAATAGCGGTGCAAAAGTGATTAAGATAGTCTCAGTTAAAAAACGTCAAACAACAACAAAAAAAAGAATGCCGACTGTAGGAGTGGGAGATATATTTTTTGCAAGTGTTAAAAAAGGAAAACCTGAGATGAGAAAACAAGTTGTATTAGCAGTACTTGTTCGTCAAAGAAAAGAATATAGACGACCTGACGGAACACGAGTTAAATTCGAAGATAATTCAGCAGTTATATTAAAAGATGATAAGGGAAATCCAAAAGGAACATTATTAAAAGGCCCAATTGCAAAAGAAGTGGCTGGACGATGGCCTGGGATTTCAAAAATTGCAAGCATCATATTATAATTAACACATAAATCAAAATAAAAATAAAAAATAAATTACAATTATACAATATAAGGATAAGAAAAATGAAAAAAGCATTTTCAACAAACTGGATTTCAAGTAAACAACCAAGAAAACAGAGAAAGTATAGATATAATGCGCCTCTACATCTTAAGAAAAAGTTTTTAGGAGTTCATTTTTCAAAAGAGCTTAAAACAAAACATAATACTCGAAGTCTTCCTGTAGTAAAAGGTGATAAAGTTAAAGTAATTCGAGGACAATTCAAAGGCAAAGAAAATAAAGTTGAACGAATTGATGTTATGAAAGGAAAAGTTTTCATAACTGGAATTGAAAGATCAAAAAAAGATGGATCTAAATCATTATATCCCTTTCAACCATCAAATTTACTTATTACTGAATTAAACTTAAGAGATGTTAAAAGAAAAGAAAAACTGGAAATGAAATCAGCTGGTTCATCTGTTAAATTACAATCAAAAGAAACTCAAGCAAAAAAAGAATTAAAACAAGACGCTAAAGTAGACACTAGCAAAGATGTTAAAATCGACGCTAAACCTGAAGTGAAAACAATTCCTGAAAAAAAGGAAACTACTAAAGAAGAAGTTAAATCTGCTGAGAAAAAAACTAAGGAATAAAAAAAATGGTAAAAAATCATCTCAAAAGCATATCTGCACCAAAAACTTGGAGAATCGAGCGTAAAAAAACTAAATTTATTACTCGACCAAAACCTGGAGCACATAAATTAGAATATGGAATTTCATTATCTTTATTGATGCGTGAAATGATTAAAGTAGCAAAAACATCAAAAGAAGTTAAATACATTTTAAATCATAAAGACGTTATTGTCGACGGTAAAAAAAGAGTAGATCCAAGAGTTCCAGTAGGACTAATGGATGTAGTTTATTTCCCTTCATTAAACTTAGCATATCGAATGAGTCTTGATGAAAAAGGAAAACTCGCGGCAGTAAAAGTTGATGAAAAAGAAGCAAATATTAAAATTTGTAGAATCTTAAATAAAAGATGGGTTAATGTTTCAACTAAAGACAAAAAAAGAGCAACTAAAATGCAATTTTGTTTAAGTGATGGGCGAAATTTATTATTAGAAAAAGATAATTCCGAATACAAAACAGGAGATTCATTTTTATTAAGAACACCATCTCAAGATATTGCAGAACATTTAAAATTTGAAAAAGGAGTTCCAGTATTTTTAATTGGTGGACGACATGCAGGACAAGTTGGACTAATTGAAGAAATAATGGAAAAGAAAATTTTATTCAAATCTAAAACTAATCAAATTTATGAAACATCAAAAGAATACGCAGTTGTTATAGGAAAAAAACAACCATTAGTAACTTTAATCCAAAAATAAAACTAAAAAATGGCAGACAAAACACAAAATCCAATGAGAGAAATCCGAATTGAGAAGGTTACCTTAAATATAGGTGCTGGCAAGGATCAGAATAAATTAAGTAAGGGTATTAAACTATTAACTTCATTAACTAATAAACAACCAATTAAAACAAAAACATCCAAAAGAATTCCTGGATGGGGACTTAGACCTGGACTTCCAATTGGTTGTAAAGTAACTGTAAGAAATGAGGATGCTCAAATATTGTTAAAGAGACTTCTTACAGCAGTAGATTTATTATTAAAAGAAAGTCAATTTGATGAGAATGGAAATATATCTTTTGGAGTTAAGGAGTGTATTGATATTCCTGAATTAAAATATGATCCTGAAATTGGAATTATGGGACTTCAAGTTTGCATAACTCTTGAAAGACGTGGATTTAGAGTTAAGAAAAGAAGAACAAGACCTGGAGTCTTACGTCAGAATCATAAAATTTCAAAATTAAATTCAATTGAATATATGAAATCACAATTCCAAGTTAAACTTCCAGAGGATGAATAAAAATGACTACTAGCGATCATAAAAAAATGTTATCACAACTTTCAGTTAAACCTGCAAAGTATAAAAAATTCATAAAACACAACAAACCAAAAGAAAGAAGTTGTGGGGTTGCTACAAAAGAATGTCGACGATGTGGAAGAAATAGAGGTCATATTGATAAATATGGTTTAGATCTTTGCCGACAATGTTTTAGAGAAATTGCAACTAAAATCGGATTTAAAAAATACAGTTAAAATTAAAATTATAAAAGTATGAACAATCAGGTGTAATAAAAATGTCAATGAACGATCCACTCGCGGCTGCATTATCCAAATTAAGAAATGCAGAAAAAGTATCCAAACGAGAATGTTTGATGAAACCAGTATCTAAAGTAGTTCAAAAAGTACTAGACATATTAAATGAAAAAGGATATGTTGGTAAGTACGAAATTAAAGATGATGGTAAAGGTGGATATATCCTATTAAATTTGTTAAATGCAATCAATAAATGTGGAGTAGTAAAACCAAGATTTGCAGTTACTTTAGATGATTACGAAAAATTTGAAAAAAGATTTTTACCTGCAAAAGATTTTGGAATTTTAATCATTTCAACATCACAAGGAATGATGACTCACTATGAAGCAAAAGAAAAAAAGATAGGCGGTAAATTAATCGCATATTGTTATTAATTTGATATAAAATGAGAGCAGACATAAAAGAAGAAATTGAAATCCCGCAGGGCGTAACAATTACTGTGGATGGAACTAATGTTATAGTAAAAGG from Candidatus Woesearchaeota archaeon encodes the following:
- a CDS encoding 30S ribosomal protein S14; amino-acid sequence: MLSQLSVKPAKYKKFIKHNKPKERSCGVATKECRRCGRNRGHIDKYGLDLCRQCFREIATKIGFKKYS
- a CDS encoding ribonuclease P protein subunit is translated as MKGEIIGSNVLVINSQNRGQIGIQGKLVDETKNTIKIKTPDGVKTLIKTQIIIKIQKTSEIIHMNELAIKPEERIKKL
- a CDS encoding 50S ribosomal protein L23; protein product: MDSYKIIKYPLSTEKAIRLMESENKLVLIVELKARKPEIKKAVEEVFKVKVTNVNTLITMDGTKKAYVTLSEETPALDVVTDLGLM
- a CDS encoding translation initiation factor, which encodes MMSEICSTCGLPKELCVCESIAKESQLIEVTTIKKKFGKQYTVISGIDQKEIDMGNLVKKLKAKFACGGTIKAHKIELQGNHKQNVRSALISLGFSPETIIVK
- the rplV gene encoding 50S ribosomal protein L22, which translates into the protein MAKYKYAFQGYNEELMARAVGRDISASHKVSIEICNFLRHKNLQKAKQILARVIEKKQAVPYKRFTNGPGHKPGKMASGRYPIKVAGLLLKLLENVEINAQNKGLSTGQLSIIHFCSHQASKPMRGGRKGRVAMKRAHVEVVVQEKVEQKKSRSKSTAKVEAKPVETKTVKSEPVEKVEVKSEKVEAKVAAEVKVEKTKTDTPVEKTAEEKIVTKSDSKEKEQTPKGETKE
- a CDS encoding 50S ribosomal protein L5; amino-acid sequence: MADKTQNPMREIRIEKVTLNIGAGKDQNKLSKGIKLLTSLTNKQPIKTKTSKRIPGWGLRPGLPIGCKVTVRNEDAQILLKRLLTAVDLLLKESQFDENGNISFGVKECIDIPELKYDPEIGIMGLQVCITLERRGFRVKKRRTRPGVLRQNHKISKLNSIEYMKSQFQVKLPEDE
- a CDS encoding 30S ribosomal protein S4e, with the protein product MVKNHLKSISAPKTWRIERKKTKFITRPKPGAHKLEYGISLSLLMREMIKVAKTSKEVKYILNHKDVIVDGKKRVDPRVPVGLMDVVYFPSLNLAYRMSLDEKGKLAAVKVDEKEANIKICRILNKRWVNVSTKDKKRATKMQFCLSDGRNLLLEKDNSEYKTGDSFLLRTPSQDIAEHLKFEKGVPVFLIGGRHAGQVGLIEEIMEKKILFKSKTNQIYETSKEYAVVIGKKQPLVTLIQK
- a CDS encoding 50S ribosomal protein L14, with protein sequence MKAVNAKVSRALTQGSVLTTCDNSGAKVIKIVSVKKRQTTTKKRMPTVGVGDIFFASVKKGKPEMRKQVVLAVLVRQRKEYRRPDGTRVKFEDNSAVILKDDKGNPKGTLLKGPIAKEVAGRWPGISKIASIIL
- a CDS encoding 50S ribosomal protein L2, which codes for MGKRLIQQARGKGGPRYRAPSFRYVGEARLPISHSDTIQGVIQDIVHCQGHSAPLLHVRMEDGREYVMIAAEGMKVGDIITAGQNAEPVTGNVIFLKDVPEGTSVFLIESVPGDGGKFIKASGTSGKIITKQSKEVIVQLPSKKRKSFHPKCRACIGVVGGGGRLEKPILKAGTKYYMMKARNKLWPKVSGSAQNAVDHPYGNKRTSRKSKAKPVSRNAPPGRKVGMVAARRTGRKKGKD
- the rpmC gene encoding 50S ribosomal protein L29, which codes for MKINEIQGMTGKQIQEKLNELRKELIKLNAQAATGSTPQKPSLLRTTKKTIAKLLKVQSQQSKEEMK
- a CDS encoding 50S ribosomal protein L24; the encoded protein is MKKAFSTNWISSKQPRKQRKYRYNAPLHLKKKFLGVHFSKELKTKHNTRSLPVVKGDKVKVIRGQFKGKENKVERIDVMKGKVFITGIERSKKDGSKSLYPFQPSNLLITELNLRDVKRKEKLEMKSAGSSVKLQSKETQAKKELKQDAKVDTSKDVKIDAKPEVKTIPEKKETTKEEVKSAEKKTKE
- a CDS encoding 30S ribosomal protein S8, encoding MSMNDPLAAALSKLRNAEKVSKRECLMKPVSKVVQKVLDILNEKGYVGKYEIKDDGKGGYILLNLLNAINKCGVVKPRFAVTLDDYEKFEKRFLPAKDFGILIISTSQGMMTHYEAKEKKIGGKLIAYCY
- a CDS encoding 30S ribosomal protein S19, producing the protein MAKKEFTYRGKSPADLQALSLKELAEIMPAGIRRRLSRGFTESQRVFLQKLHSGEKSIKTHCRDMPILPEMFNQTIGIHNGKQFVEIIIQPEMIGHYLGEFALTRKNVGHSSPGVGASKSSANVGRK
- a CDS encoding 30S ribosomal protein S3; its protein translation is MIERSIVADNLKEFQIQEYITSQLKNLGQSHIKLKKTPLGEKIIIYASRPGLIVGRKGQNIKKLTIDLKEKFHLENPQIEINEVETPNLDAQIVAERIASNLERFGTNRFKGIGHKVMSDVMSSGALGVELLLSGKIPSSRARRWRFYQGYLKKSGDIALTGVDTSYAVAGLKTGIVGIQVRIMPPTTMVPDNITVLDEPIEIVEEIIPEKKEKPKPKSKPRAKPKKTVAKKVAKPVEAKVEKAEVKVEEKVEVKAEVKAEVKAEVKVEEKVEEKVEKTEDKTETKVEEKVEKTDATDNKKE
- a CDS encoding 30S ribosomal protein S17, translating into MKSTNIGFGIPIPKETCEDKSCPFHGQIKIRGKSFTGVVVSDKRQKTVTVMWEGRKFIPKYERYKKTRTKIQAHNPLCINAEEGDMVKIYETRRISKTVSFVVVQKFDKDREYFLEKEAKEETVEREEAQHHKHKSTHTEKSKATEKKVVVDEKKVEENEVAVEESEKVSTEEKIEDLKEP